In the genome of Aspergillus flavus chromosome 8, complete sequence, one region contains:
- a CDS encoding pre protein translocase subunit Sec66 (translocation protein, putative) has translation MVNWLSLAVPFAYLGVLIGSLATFSSLYRKRKAQKAYSLEPWFPAHLQRDIYFSLLHIDPPATSSKEKKAPAVPESVLKAALLRRAEEDIKRVLALRSQKQALGVLLQRGSVGDDLWQRFQRAEKEMEDEVRDVVSEANAYVPGWGQTIFQSANEMMNNTLYRERIAEQQAKLDEERQWWEKRRASIKEGFMKELDAEDSTSTAPPQKTEAPADTTPTTTSSSTPAIKTPESSGAPSSVTGSDDDAVLVEADEQPGSPASPSKKKKKGKK, from the exons ATGGTAAACTGGCTCAGTCTCGCCGTGCCGTTCGCCTACCTAGGTGTTCTAATCGGCTCCCTAGCAACCTTCTCCTCATTATACCGCAAGCGCAAAGCCC AAAAGGCATACTCTCTAGAACCATGGTTCCCCGCTCACCTCCAACGAGATATCtatttctcccttcttcacatTGACCCGCCTGCGACCTCTTctaaggagaagaaggcgccTGCTGTACCCGAGTCGGTGCTTAAGGCTGCGCTCTTAAGACGTGCAGAGGAGGATATTAAACGGGTTTTGGCCCTGCGCAGTCAGAAACAGGCTTTGGGTGTGCTACTTCAGCGTGGTAGTGTGGGTGATGATTTGTGGCAACGGTTCCAGAgggcggagaaggagatggaggatgaggtTCGCGATGTTGTTTCTGAG GCCAACGCATATGTACCCGGTTGGGGCCAAACGATTTTCCAATCTGCCAATGAAATGATGAACAACACCCTCTATCGCGAGCGCATCGCTGAGCAGCAGGCCAAGTTGGACGAGGAGCGTCAATggtgggagaagaggagagccAGCATCAAGGAAGGATTCATGAAGGAATTGGACGCCGAGGACTCTACTTCAACCGCACCTCCGCAGAAAACCGAAGCTCCAGCTGACACAACCCCTACCACGACCAGCAGCTCCACCCCTGCAATAAAGACCCCCGAGTCGTCTGGTGCGCCGTCCTCGGTAACTGGAAGCGATGACGATGCAGTTTTGGTCGAGGCTGATGAGCAGCCTGGGAGTCCGGCGTCCccaagcaagaagaagaagaagggcaagaaatAA